A genomic region of Solanum dulcamara chromosome 2, daSolDulc1.2, whole genome shotgun sequence contains the following coding sequences:
- the LOC129879982 gene encoding lysine histidine transporter-like 6 yields the protein MVSSSPPPAPKEVPSDEKWAEDGPPREAKWWYSTFHTVTAMVGAGVLSLPYAMAYLGWGPGTVVMILSWCITLNTMWQMIQLHECVPGVRFDRYKDLGKHVFGQKLGAWIVLPQQLIVQVGCDIVYMVTGGKCLQKFMEIACTNCTRIRQSYWICIFGAIHFFLSQLPNFNSVSGVSLAAAIMSLSYSTIAWVGCVGKGRVPNVSYAYKTTSPVDYMFRVFNALGQVSFAYAGHAVVLEIQATIPSTPEKPSRVPMWKGAVWAYFVNALCYFPVAFIGYWAFGQDVDDNVLVGLERPSWLIAAANLMVVVHVIGSYQVYAMPVFDLMEQKLVKTWNFPPGVLLRFIVRTTYVAFTLLLGVTFPFFGDLLGFFGGFGFAPTSYFLPSIMWLKVKKPRRFSTSWLINWACIFIGVFIMIASTVGGLRNIVADSSSYEFYS from the exons ATGGTTTCATCTTCTCCTCCACCAGCACCAAAG GAAGTTCCTTCAGATGAGAAATGGGCAGAAGATGGTCCCCCTCGCGAAGCGAAATGGTGGTATTCGACTTTTCATACTGTCACTGCCATGGTTGGTGCTGGTGTTCTTAGCCTACCTTATGCCATGGCTTACTTAGGATG GGGTCCAGGGACGGTGGTGATGATCTTATCATGGTGTATAACTTTGAACACAATGTGGCAAATGATACAGCTCCATGAATGTGTGCCTGGAGTTCGTTTTGATCGATACAAGGATCTTGGAAAGCATGTTTTTGGACAAAAACTTGGGGCATGGATAGTGCTTCCACAACAACTGATAGTTCAGGTCGGTTGTGACATAGTGTACATGGTTACTGGAGGAAAGTGTTTGCAGAAATTTATGGAGATTGCTTGTACTAATTGCACCCGAATTCGACAATCTTACTGGATTTGCATCTTTGGTGCCATCCATTTCTTTCTGTCACAATTGCCAAATTTCAATTCTGTTTCTGGTGTTTCATTAGCTGCTGCAATCATGTCACTAAG CTATTCAACTATAGCATGGGTGGGTTGTGTGGGAAAAGGCAGAGTCCCTAACGTGAGCTACGCGTACAAGACAACAAGTCCAGTGGACTACATGTTTCGTGTATTCAACGCGTTAGGCCAGGTTTCGTTTGCCTATGCAGGCCACGCCGTGGTCCTAGAGATACAGGCTACAATTCCATCAACACCTGAAAAACCATCCAGAGTACCAATGTGGAAAGGTGCTGTATGGGCTTATTTCGTCAATGCCCTGTGTTATTTCCCTGTTGCATTCATCGGTTACTGGGCGTTTGGCCAAGACGTCGATGACAACGTGCTTGTGGGACTTGAAAGGCCATCTTGGCTTATTGCAGCTGCTAACTTAATGGTGGTTGTCCATGTCATAGGCAGCTATCAG GTTTATGCTATGCCAGTATTTGATCTAATGGAGCAAAAATTGGTGAAAACATGGAATTTCCCACCGGGAGTTCTGCTGAGATTCATCGTTCGTACTACATACGTTG CTTTCACTTTGTTACTTGGTGTAACATTCCCTTTCTTTGGTGATCTTCTTGGTTTCTTTGGAGGATTTGGTTTTGCTCCTACTTCTTACTTT CTCCCAAGTATAATGTGGCTTAAGGTCAAGAAACCAAGAAGATTCAGCACTTCATGGTTGATAAATTGG GCATGCATATTTATTGGAGTATTTATTATGATTGCTTCCACCGTTGGTGGATTGAGAAATATTGTTGCTGATTCTTCCTCCTATGAGTTCTATTCATGA
- the LOC129879981 gene encoding GDT1-like protein 4: MSLSVAQGFTKSLAMTVLSEIGDKTFFAAAILAMRHPRRLVLSGCLGALIVMTILSAVVGWAAPNLVSRKWTHHITTLLFLGFGVWSLWDAFHDGEAEDLAEVEAQLDADLKANGGATKEKNQDSDELKKQRQPLLAQFFSPILLKAFSITFFGEWGDKSQLATIGLAADENPLGVVLGGILGQALCTTAAVLGGKSLASSISERIVALAGGSLFIVFGIQSFLSTVE, from the exons ATGAGTCTTTCAGTGGCGCAG GGTTTTACGAAGTCTCTGGCGATGACAGTGCTGTCTGAGATCGGAGACAAGACTTTCTTCGCCGCTGCG ATCTTGGCGATGCGTCATCCTAGGAGACTCGTCTTGTCAGGCTGCCTTGGGGCTTTAATT GTAATGACCATTCTGTCTGCCGTTGTTGGTTGGGCTGCTCCCAATTTG GTGTCCCGTAAATGGACCCATCATATCACAACACTGCTGTTCTTGGGATTTGGAGTATGGTCTTTGTGGGATGCATTCCATGATGG GGAAGCTGAGGATTTGGCTGAAGTTGAAGCCCAGCTG GACGCTGATCTAAAAGCTAATGGTGGAGCAACCAAGGAGAAGAATCAG GATTCTGACGAGTTAAAGAAGCAGAGACAGCCTCTCCTCGCTCAATTCTTCTCACCCATCCTTCTGAAG GCATTTTCAATTACCTTCTTTGGTGAATGGGGTGACAAGAGCCAG CTTGCTACCATTGGTTTGGCTGCCGATGAGAATCCACTAGGAGTTGTTCTTGGAGGAATACT GGGACAAGCCTTATGTACTACAGCTGCCGTCCTAGGAGGGAAAAGCCTCGCATCTTCAATATCTGAAAGAATA GTGGCACTTGCTGGTGGATCTCTGTTCATTGTTTTCGGAATTCAGTCCTTCCTTTCAACAGTAGAGTAA